The nucleotide window GGAAGGGTAGAACGAATAGTTTGTCTATCTATTGATTCTTGAACTCTTCCAAGTACGAAAGCTATAATAATCCACTCGACGAATTAATTGGTAAACGGATTTTACACTTGAATGTTCCGAAACAGTTCAATATTATTGATAACGATGGGTGGTATTAGAGCTGCTTAAAACTCACAATGAATTGAGCGAATAAATTGAAAAAGTTATTGAAATTAATCATCTTTATAGGTGTTGTCTATCTATTTTTATATATAAATAATAATTGGCTTGTAAAGACCGATTATGTACATGAATCAGAGAAAGTTCCGGAGAGTTTTGATGGTTACCGGATTACCCAAGTGACCGATCTGCATGATGCCACATTCGGGGAAAATCAGTCACGGTTAGCTGAAAAAGTGCGGGATACCAAACCGGATGTAATTTTCATAACGGGTGACTTAGTGGACAGTCGCCGTTATGACTTGGAAAACAGTTTGCAGGCTGTCCGCCAGTTAGTCGATATTACAGACGTTTACTATGTACTTGGAAATCACGAAGTTGCATTGAATTTAACAGATGAAATTTATATGGCTTTAAATGAGCTCGGTGTTCATGTATTACCGAATGATGCGGTACAGCTGGAGCGTAACGGAGAGCACATCGTCATTGCGGGTATTGAGGACCCGTTAATGGGAAAAGAAGCGGGCGATTCGATTGATGAAGCGCTTTACAATATGGACCCGGATGCATTTAAAGTATTATTGTCGCACCGTCCTGAGCTGTTTGAAACATATGTCGAGAAGGAAATGGATTTAGTGTTTACAGGGCATGCACATGGCGGCCAGATTCGTCTGCCATTTATCGGAGGACTTTTTGCGCCGACACAGGGTTTTATGCCAAAATACACGGCAGGAATTTATGAAGAGCAGGAAACTGAAATGATCGTAAATAGGGGATTGGGGAACAGCTTGTTTCCTTACCGGATCTTTAATCTCCCTGAAATTTATGTCGTTGAGCTGAAGAAGGAAAGGTAGTCAGTGGTTAGTAGTTTTCTAATATATTGTGCGGATTTTCTAATAAACTCGGAAAAGTTCTAATATAATGTGAAAGTTCTAATAAATAATCAAGAAGTCCTAAAATAGGGTCCCGATCTTCTAATAAACAGGTGAACTGTTCAAATAAAGTATGTCATTGTTCTAATAAAGCCGAAAAAGTTCTAATATATTGCACGCCTCTTTAATAAATGGCAGCAATCCAGTTCTAAAAATGCAAAATATTCGTAAGCTTATGCAGATTATCGTAAAATAAGTGAAAACAGATTTTAGGAGTATGCAAATGGAAGGGATTATTACACTACTTGCAATGGTGGGAATCATTGTAATGATCGTGCGTTTTATGCCGAAAAAAGGCGTGAAATATATTACGGCAAAAGAACTGCAGCCTTTACTGGAAGATGAGAAATATGTATTTGTGGATGTCCGGACGGAAAAAGAATATAAAGAGGCCCACATTCCTCAGTTTATTAATCGTCCGCTTGGAGCATATTTAGGGGACTTGCCGAAAGATCGACCGATTGTTGTCATTTGTCAAAGTGGTGCGCGCAGCAATAAAGCGTGCAAGGAACTCGTAAAGCTCGGTTATACCGATATAACAAATGTTCGTCGCGGTATGAATGGACTACGGGCAGGTTAAAAGCAAAGAAGCTAATGAATGGTTCAAACCATCATTAGCTTCTTTTTCATTTATCCCGCATTAATGGGTAGTAAGACTCCAACCTCCAGGTTTAGGCAGGGCAAAGGAATAGGCGGGTGATCAACTACCCGTAAAAGCCCGATTGGTTCAACTAACAATCCGTGGGGAAACCTCCACGGATTGAAGTTTCACTTTATCGAACGGCTTCTTTCATTGCCTCAATCAGCGCTTCAGCTGAAACGGTTTTTTCACCGCCGCCCTGTACAAGTGCATCGTTTCCGCCGCCTTTACCATTAATGAGCGGTAAGGCTGCTGCAGAAATATCTTTCATCGATTTTGTTTGCTCAATACCCCGTGCCGCAACAAATTGCAGCTTGTCTTCATTATTGGCAACGAGAAGTGCGATTGCTTCACCGTTTTGCTGTGTAATAAAACGTGCCAGCTTCTGCAGGCTTTGAATCGAGCGGTTTTCGAATGCCGCTGCAGCAACTGTTTCATTTGCCAATTCTTTTGCTTCGAATTCAAGAAGGGCGTCTTGTGCTTCTGTTAAACTTTTCTCTGTTTGCTTCGCTGTTTTCACGAATTTACGCAACGCATCAGCGGCCTCTTCTTCCGGTGCGCTCAACTGGCGGGCTACATCGCTTAAAACCTGTTTACGCATAGCCAGCTGCTGTAACACGCGATTACCGCAGACAAAGTGTACACGGATCTGCTTCTTCATTTTTTCCGTAGCTAAAATTTTCAACAAGCCTACTTGTCCGGTAGAGGTAGGATGTGTACCGCCACAGCCATTGTAGTCATAGTCAGGGATAATGACTAACCGGATATCATCGTCGACTTTTACGTCTTTCCGTAAGTTATATTGCGCTAATTCTTCCTTTGTCACCCATTTCGTTTCAATCGTACGGTTTTCCAATATAATTTCGTTAGCCCGTTTTTCCACTGCTGCCAGCTGATCTTCAGAAACTTCGCCAACATTTAAATCGATTGTGACAAGCTCTGTTCCCAAGTGGAAGCTCACTGTCGCCATATCGAACAGCTCCACAAAGGCTGCTGTTAAAATATGTTGTCCCGCATGTTGTTGCATATGGTCGAATCGGCGCGACCAATGAAGTTTCCCGGATATTTCCCCGGAAATATTCGACACATCGGCTGCCGTATAATGACGAATTTCTTCATCAATTTTCTCGACATCAAAAATTTCCAAGTCATTAATCCAGCCGGTATCATTAGGTTGCCCGCCACCAGTAGGATAAAATGCAGTATTGTCCAGTACGATGAAATTTCCTGTTTCGTCTTGACCAGTTTTCACAACTTGTGCCGTAAATTCCTTCATCATTGCATCTTCGTAATAAAATAGATTTTTCAAAGTCCATCACTCCTTAATTTCTAGTTTGTCATATGAAAACGTTGCTGTCACGGTGTAAATGATGATTGTTATTTGACGCGGGGCAATTTTCGTTTATGATAAAATAGAAGCATTTCCCGGAAGGAGCATGAATATGAATATTACGCAATTTTCAATAGAAGAAATTTTAGATCCGACAAAGATTATTGAAGGTAAGCGTTATGAGTTTTTATTAGATGTAGAAGTGGATGAGGAAGATGAACTGTATTCCGCTGCAGGTTTAGAGATTCGTGTGATTGTAGGGGTAATTGACCACAATGTACGCATCGTAAACTATTTTATTATTGATAAAGCCAATAATGAGTTTTTGGATTTTGCATTGGAAGAAGATGAAGAAGCGATGATTTTAGCGTTTTGCAAAGAAGAATTATCTGCTGATTCAAGTGAAACAGAAGCTGAATAATTGGTATAAAAAAAGGTAGCGGATCCGCTACCTTTTTTAATCGGTATATTTTGTTTTTAACTGGTCTGCACCAATCCCGCCGATTACCATTAATGTTAACGGCAAGAAGTTTGACAGAATTTTCGGCAAGCCTTCAGGAATAACAATGTCCAATCCTGCAAAAGAATTTAAGCCTATAATAATCAGTTTTGCTACCAATAAAAATACCCCTAATAAAAACACGCTATCAAAGAACGCTTTCCATTTCGGATATGCCAATTTCTTGCTATCCCGAATTACTTTTTCTTTCAATTCCCCGTCACTCCTCAACATTTCATCAATCGTGATGCCAAACAGATCACTCAAATCAATGATTACTTCAATACTCGGATAGTTCTTCCCGGTTTCCCATTTAGAAACGGATTGGCGACTAACATGAATTTTTTCGGCAAGATCTGCTTGTGACCAACCTCTTTTTTCTCGCTCTTTTTTTAATCGTTCACTAAAAATCATGTGAGTCATCCCCTTCCTTGTGTTTAAGTATTGATGAATTATACGGGTAAAGTAAAGCTAGTTATAGGTGCGTGAGGGCGCAACCTCGTGTTGCCACTGTAATTTCCGTAGTTTAATCATACATTAAGATAGTCCAAAAATAAAAAAATATAAACAGGAGTATCCCGCAAAAATACTTTAACGGGATACTCCTGTTTTGATGTAATCAACTATTTACCAAGCGGAAATTGCACCATCTGTACGAGGCTCTGTTCCACCGTACAGCACTCCTGTTTTCGGGTCACGCCAAATGATTTGACCGCGCCCGAAACTGCCGCCATCCACTGCAACATGAATGTTATGGCCTTTACGCTGCAATGCCTGCACCAAATAGCTAGGGAAGTGCGGTTCGACTTCAATGCGCTTTTCCCCGATCCACTGCCACCTTGGCATATCAAGTGCTGCTTGAGGGTTAAGTGCGAAATCGATTGTGGATGTAATGACCTGAAAATGCCCCTGAGGCTGCATATAGCCACCCATTACGCCAAATGGACCGACAGCTTCATTATCCTTCGTCAAAAATCCTGGAATAATTGTATTGAATGTTCGTTTTCCGGGCTTCAGGAAGTTCGGATGTGTTTCATCCAGTGAGAAGTCATAGCCGCGGTTTTGAAGCGCTATACCTGTTTCCGGAATGACAATGCCTGAACCGAAGCCCATATAGTTACTTTGAATATACGAGACCATATTGCCATCCGCATCGGCAGTTGCCAAATACACCGTCCCGCCTTTTGGAATGTCGAATGGTTTCGGATCAAGTGCTGTATCGCCGATTTCCGCAAAGCGTGATTCTCCGTAAGCTTTTGATAACAGTGTTTCGGCATCTACCGGCATGTCATTTGATTCTGTAATAAATGCTTTCCCGTCGGTATACGCAAGCTTCATCGCTTCGATCTGATTATGTAGATTTTCCGCATCCTGCCATTTTGGCTCGGCATGCTGATAAATGTTCAGTGCCATCTGTGCAACAATCCCTTGGCCATTCGGCGGGATTTCCCATACATCATAGCCTTTGTAATGCATTTTAATGGGGTTTACCCACTCCGGCTCATAGCTTGCCAGATCTTCCTTTGAAATAAAGCCATTATGTTTTTTCATGAAGGCATCGATTTTGTCTGCGATTTCGCCTTTGTAGAAAGCAGCGCCATTTGTTTTGGCAATTTTGCGCAATGTGTCTCCGAGTGCTGGAGAGTTCCAAACTTCTCCGATTTCCGGCATGCGGCCATCGATTGAAAATGTTTCAAACCAGTGCTGGAATTCTTCGGATGTGAAATTCTTTTTATACTTTTTATAGGCCGATTGCCAGTATTGTCCGAGTGTTACGGAAATCGGGTAGCCTTCTTCAGCATATGAGATGGCAGGAGCCAATACCTCGCTTAACGGCAATTTCCCGAATCGTTTTGATAAAGCTGCCCAAGCTGACGGTGTGCCTGGAACAGTAACAGGAATCACTCCATGCATCGGAATTTGATCTAAACCTCGCTCTGTTAATGCTTCTTTGGAAATCGACTTGGGAGAAGGGCCAGATGCGTTTAACCCGTATAGCTCATCCTTCATCCAGACGAGCGCAAATGCATCCCCGCCGATTCCGTTTGATGTAGGCTCAACGACAGTAAGTGCCGCTGCTGTTGCGATTGCTGCATCGACTGCATTGCCGCCTTTTTTTAAAATATCCAGTCCGGCCTGTGCTGCGAGCGGCTGGGATGTTGCGACCATTCCACGATTGGCGATGACCGTATTACGCTTACTTGGAAATGGATAATGTAAAAAGTCCACAAAAAATCCCCCTCTGAAATTAATGCCTAATAAAATGAATATTACGGCTATTTTAGTACAGAAGGGGTTTTTTTACAATTTAAATATTTCAGAATCCGAAATAAAAAGTTGCCCGAAAAGGGAATTCCACTTTCCAAACAACTCCATGATCATATTATTTCAGCAATTCATCAATCCAGCGTTGCACTTTTAAGCCTTCCTCGAATGGTACGACAAAAGCTTCCTCGCCTAAAAGGACTTTTCGACATGCATCAAGCATTGTCTCAGGGATTTCGACAGGGGTAATTTTTACTTCCTGCTCATATGCTTTGCTTGTGTAAACCTCGGACCAATTTCGTAATGTTACAACTTTTTCTGTTCCGAAAATTTTAAAGTCGATGCGCTCTTCCTGACCGATACCTGCAAGCCCGTTAATGACCATCGGGATGCCGTTTGCTGTTTTTGCTAAAGCAGTTACCCCAACTTCACAAAGAGCTTCATCCTCAGGGTAAGCTGTTTCATGCGCCAAAATTTCAACATCGCCGAATAAATGATGCGTTAATTGTAAATAATGCGGGAAAATCTCCCGAATAAACCCGCCTTGCTCACGTGAAGCAATCCAAGAGTTTTGCTGCCATTTACGTGGCCATTCAGGGAAATATGTATGCAGCTCAATACGTGTAATGTCACCCATATCTTTTGCCACCTCTTGTTTTAGCTGATGGACTGACGCACCGTACATTAACGGAAAGTGCATCGCTGTTTTTACATTCGCTTCATTTGCGATACGTACCATCGTTTCTCCGTCTGCTGCATCATGGGCAAGCGGTTTTTCCGATAAAATATGTAATTTGTGCTTAGCGATTTCTGCAGCAAGTGGTGCGTGACTGACAGGCGGTGTGCCAATATACACCCAGTCAGGTTTTAAATTCAAGAGCGCTTGTAAATCGTTAGTAGCGGGTACACTATATTTAGCAGCCAATTGTGCTGTACGTTCTTCGTTCGTATCAAAAATTGCCGCAATTTCATAATGTTCGTTTTGCAGTGCCTGGTTAATAATGCGTTCTCCGACAACACCAGTACCGATAATGCCAATCGTCATTGTTTTAGTCATTTAAATGGCTCCTTTTTATCAATTATACCTTGGCGAAATTGCGTCTGGATTCGGTACCGAATCGAATGACATCCACCGGAGGCTTAATTCTTTTGTGCGGTTTATGCCGGACGAAAGAAATATGGGA belongs to Solibacillus sp. FSL W7-1436 and includes:
- a CDS encoding metallophosphoesterase, whose translation is MKKLLKLIIFIGVVYLFLYINNNWLVKTDYVHESEKVPESFDGYRITQVTDLHDATFGENQSRLAEKVRDTKPDVIFITGDLVDSRRYDLENSLQAVRQLVDITDVYYVLGNHEVALNLTDEIYMALNELGVHVLPNDAVQLERNGEHIVIAGIEDPLMGKEAGDSIDEALYNMDPDAFKVLLSHRPELFETYVEKEMDLVFTGHAHGGQIRLPFIGGLFAPTQGFMPKYTAGIYEEQETEMIVNRGLGNSLFPYRIFNLPEIYVVELKKER
- a CDS encoding rhodanese-like domain-containing protein, coding for MEGIITLLAMVGIIVMIVRFMPKKGVKYITAKELQPLLEDEKYVFVDVRTEKEYKEAHIPQFINRPLGAYLGDLPKDRPIVVICQSGARSNKACKELVKLGYTDITNVRRGMNGLRAG
- a CDS encoding alanyl-tRNA editing protein; translated protein: MKNLFYYEDAMMKEFTAQVVKTGQDETGNFIVLDNTAFYPTGGGQPNDTGWINDLEIFDVEKIDEEIRHYTAADVSNISGEISGKLHWSRRFDHMQQHAGQHILTAAFVELFDMATVSFHLGTELVTIDLNVGEVSEDQLAAVEKRANEIILENRTIETKWVTKEELAQYNLRKDVKVDDDIRLVIIPDYDYNGCGGTHPTSTGQVGLLKILATEKMKKQIRVHFVCGNRVLQQLAMRKQVLSDVARQLSAPEEEAADALRKFVKTAKQTEKSLTEAQDALLEFEAKELANETVAAAAFENRSIQSLQKLARFITQQNGEAIALLVANNEDKLQFVAARGIEQTKSMKDISAAALPLINGKGGGNDALVQGGGEKTVSAEALIEAMKEAVR
- a CDS encoding DUF6509 family protein — protein: MNITQFSIEEILDPTKIIEGKRYEFLLDVEVDEEDELYSAAGLEIRVIVGVIDHNVRIVNYFIIDKANNEFLDFALEEDEEAMILAFCKEELSADSSETEAE
- a CDS encoding helix-turn-helix domain-containing protein, whose translation is MIFSERLKKEREKRGWSQADLAEKIHVSRQSVSKWETGKNYPSIEVIIDLSDLFGITIDEMLRSDGELKEKVIRDSKKLAYPKWKAFFDSVFLLGVFLLVAKLIIIGLNSFAGLDIVIPEGLPKILSNFLPLTLMVIGGIGADQLKTKYTD
- a CDS encoding gamma-glutamyltransferase family protein, which gives rise to MDFLHYPFPSKRNTVIANRGMVATSQPLAAQAGLDILKKGGNAVDAAIATAAALTVVEPTSNGIGGDAFALVWMKDELYGLNASGPSPKSISKEALTERGLDQIPMHGVIPVTVPGTPSAWAALSKRFGKLPLSEVLAPAISYAEEGYPISVTLGQYWQSAYKKYKKNFTSEEFQHWFETFSIDGRMPEIGEVWNSPALGDTLRKIAKTNGAAFYKGEIADKIDAFMKKHNGFISKEDLASYEPEWVNPIKMHYKGYDVWEIPPNGQGIVAQMALNIYQHAEPKWQDAENLHNQIEAMKLAYTDGKAFITESNDMPVDAETLLSKAYGESRFAEIGDTALDPKPFDIPKGGTVYLATADADGNMVSYIQSNYMGFGSGIVIPETGIALQNRGYDFSLDETHPNFLKPGKRTFNTIIPGFLTKDNEAVGPFGVMGGYMQPQGHFQVITSTIDFALNPQAALDMPRWQWIGEKRIEVEPHFPSYLVQALQRKGHNIHVAVDGGSFGRGQIIWRDPKTGVLYGGTEPRTDGAISAW
- a CDS encoding Gfo/Idh/MocA family protein → MTKTMTIGIIGTGVVGERIINQALQNEHYEIAAIFDTNEERTAQLAAKYSVPATNDLQALLNLKPDWVYIGTPPVSHAPLAAEIAKHKLHILSEKPLAHDAADGETMVRIANEANVKTAMHFPLMYGASVHQLKQEVAKDMGDITRIELHTYFPEWPRKWQQNSWIASREQGGFIREIFPHYLQLTHHLFGDVEILAHETAYPEDEALCEVGVTALAKTANGIPMVINGLAGIGQEERIDFKIFGTEKVVTLRNWSEVYTSKAYEQEVKITPVEIPETMLDACRKVLLGEEAFVVPFEEGLKVQRWIDELLK